In one Pleomorphomonas sp. T1.2MG-36 genomic region, the following are encoded:
- a CDS encoding ABC transporter permease → MRRALTLVRRRAISAFPVLLIVVVATFLMLEAAPGDAVDAYLLSAGGGDAALAASLRAQYGLDQSLLSRLFLYIAALGRLDLGWSVAFDRPVLALIAERLPTTLLLMGSATALSFGLGSLLGVVAGSRPGSFRDRALSIGALTLYAIPGFWLGLVLVLVFSVSLRWLPIAGIETIASGKHGLARAVDIARHLALPVAALGFIYLALFLRVMRSAMAEIWRQDFVLAARAKGLTRRRIVWRHVARAALLPLVTVLGLQSAGMLGGSVVIESVFAIPGFGRLAQEAVAGRDAPLLIGIILTSAVLVILVNLAVDLVYAVLDPRIGASEATG, encoded by the coding sequence GTGCGTCGCGCCCTGACCCTCGTCAGGCGGCGGGCCATCAGCGCCTTTCCCGTGCTGCTGATCGTCGTGGTCGCCACATTTCTGATGCTTGAGGCGGCGCCGGGCGACGCCGTCGACGCCTATCTGCTCTCCGCCGGTGGTGGCGACGCGGCTTTGGCCGCCAGCCTGCGCGCCCAATACGGCCTCGACCAGTCGCTCCTCTCGCGCCTCTTTCTCTACATCGCGGCGCTCGGCCGGCTCGATCTCGGCTGGTCCGTTGCCTTCGACCGGCCGGTGCTGGCGCTCATCGCCGAGCGTCTGCCGACGACGCTCCTTCTGATGGGCTCGGCCACCGCGCTGTCCTTCGGCCTCGGCTCGCTACTCGGCGTCGTCGCTGGCAGCCGCCCCGGCTCGTTCCGCGACCGGGCGCTCTCCATCGGCGCGCTGACGCTCTACGCCATTCCCGGCTTCTGGCTGGGGCTCGTTCTGGTACTGGTGTTCTCGGTGTCGCTCCGCTGGCTGCCCATCGCCGGCATCGAGACCATCGCCTCCGGCAAGCACGGCCTTGCCCGCGCCGTCGACATCGCTCGCCACCTGGCTCTGCCGGTGGCCGCCCTCGGCTTCATCTACCTCGCTCTGTTTCTCCGCGTGATGCGCTCGGCCATGGCCGAGATCTGGCGGCAGGACTTCGTGCTGGCGGCCCGCGCCAAGGGGCTCACGCGCCGCCGCATCGTCTGGCGGCACGTGGCACGCGCCGCGCTGTTGCCGCTCGTCACCGTGCTCGGTCTGCAATCGGCTGGCATGCTGGGGGGATCGGTGGTGATCGAGAGCGTGTTCGCCATTCCCGGCTTCGGGCGCCTCGCGCAGGAGGCGGTGGCCGGCCGCGACGCGCCGCTCCTGATCGGCATCATTCTGACGTCGGCGGTGCTGGTGATCCTGGTCAACCTTGCCGTGGATCTCGTCTACGCCGTGCTCGACCCGCGCATCGGTGCCTCGGAGGCCACGGGATGA
- a CDS encoding TrmH family RNA methyltransferase translates to MSDDTSSSSKRPPRRPGRPQGRPDGKSGPRDFRPRPKREREAGEALWLYGLHTVEFALKNPRRVAVRLLATRNAQARLAERFPEGKLPIAAEEASPYVLDRLLGSEAVHQGCALEVQPLKPLTTLEMAGARVVLALDQVTDPHNVGAILRSATAFAVDAVLTTTRHSAAESGVLAKSASGALDVVPVTTVRNLGDTLEEMKAAGFTVVGLDSEAPEPLDEVRLAAPVCLVLGAEGKGLRQRTRELCDVLARIDMPGEIKSLNVSNAAVLSLYLVRKALG, encoded by the coding sequence ATGTCCGACGATACCTCCTCTTCTTCCAAGCGCCCGCCTAGACGTCCCGGCCGCCCGCAGGGCCGGCCTGACGGCAAATCCGGCCCCCGCGACTTCCGCCCCCGTCCCAAGCGCGAGCGCGAGGCCGGCGAGGCGCTGTGGCTCTACGGCCTCCACACGGTGGAGTTCGCGCTGAAGAATCCGCGCCGCGTCGCCGTGCGCCTCCTCGCCACGCGCAATGCCCAGGCTCGTCTTGCCGAGCGCTTCCCCGAGGGCAAGCTGCCGATCGCCGCCGAGGAGGCATCTCCCTACGTGCTCGACCGGCTGCTTGGGTCCGAGGCCGTTCACCAAGGTTGTGCGCTGGAGGTCCAGCCGCTCAAGCCGCTGACCACGCTGGAAATGGCCGGTGCGCGCGTAGTGTTGGCGCTCGACCAGGTCACCGATCCGCACAACGTCGGCGCCATCCTGCGCTCGGCCACCGCCTTCGCGGTCGACGCCGTGCTGACCACGACGCGCCACAGCGCCGCCGAATCCGGTGTGCTGGCCAAATCGGCCTCCGGCGCGCTCGACGTGGTGCCGGTGACCACCGTCCGCAATCTCGGCGACACGCTGGAGGAAATGAAGGCGGCCGGCTTCACCGTGGTCGGCCTCGATTCGGAAGCGCCCGAACCGCTCGACGAGGTGCGCCTTGCGGCGCCGGTCTGTTTGGTGCTTGGCGCCGAGGGCAAGGGCCTGCGCCAGCGCACCCGCGAACTCTGCGACGTGCTCGCCCGCATCGACATGCCCGGCGAAATCAAGAGCCTCAACGTCTCCAACGCCGCCGTGCTATCGCTCTATCTGGTCCGCAAGGCGCTCGGCTGA
- a CDS encoding DUF418 domain-containing protein produces MTDSSRITNIDALRGFALFGILLVNILAFSSAYYGTGIQPPSGRAPLDTVLAFLISAIFELKFYLLFSFLFGYSVTLQMQSAEKAGAAFLPRMLRRQAGLFAIGAFHAVVLYYGDILTTYAVLGLLLLVLRGLSDRAKIVLAASLIVATAALWSGLALLQWNAPAQDDSMLVAQHVEIALAAYAGSPSAIISQHLLDIRSFLPLLLLLQAPCALAMFLVGFVAGRRKLLQNRDFYGPYLRRAAVLGVAVGLPGNLAYAYATQFLAGTSLETACLALSILTSPFLTAAVIAAMMMAFDSGRIERCRGYLASAGRMALSNYLGQSALCALIFHGYGLGLIGHLGLAATLAIAAALFGAQLLASQWWLARFRYGPVEWLLRALTIGHWPQLRAD; encoded by the coding sequence ATGACTGACAGCAGTCGCATCACCAACATCGACGCGCTGCGCGGTTTCGCCTTGTTCGGAATACTGCTCGTCAACATCCTCGCCTTCTCGTCCGCCTATTACGGCACCGGTATTCAGCCGCCCAGTGGCCGGGCACCCCTCGATACTGTGCTGGCCTTTCTGATCTCGGCCATCTTCGAGCTGAAGTTCTATCTCCTGTTCTCGTTCCTGTTCGGCTACAGCGTCACGCTTCAAATGCAGTCGGCCGAAAAGGCGGGCGCGGCCTTTCTGCCGCGCATGCTGCGTCGGCAGGCTGGGCTGTTCGCCATCGGCGCCTTTCACGCCGTCGTTCTCTATTACGGCGACATACTGACGACCTATGCCGTCCTCGGCCTGTTGCTGCTCGTGCTGCGGGGGCTGAGCGATCGGGCGAAGATCGTCCTGGCAGCCTCGCTGATCGTCGCGACGGCGGCCCTGTGGTCCGGCCTGGCGCTTCTTCAGTGGAACGCCCCCGCACAGGACGATTCGATGCTGGTGGCGCAGCATGTAGAGATCGCACTGGCCGCCTATGCCGGCAGTCCTTCCGCCATCATAAGCCAGCACCTCCTAGACATCCGGTCGTTCCTGCCTTTGCTGCTGCTCCTGCAGGCGCCCTGCGCCCTGGCGATGTTCCTTGTCGGCTTCGTCGCGGGACGACGGAAACTGCTGCAAAACCGCGACTTCTACGGGCCGTACCTGCGCCGCGCGGCCGTGCTGGGCGTGGCGGTCGGCTTGCCGGGCAACCTCGCCTACGCCTATGCCACGCAGTTCCTAGCTGGCACATCGCTCGAAACCGCCTGTCTGGCACTCTCCATCCTGACCTCGCCCTTCCTGACCGCCGCCGTCATCGCCGCCATGATGATGGCCTTCGATTCGGGCCGGATCGAACGGTGTCGCGGCTATCTGGCGAGCGCCGGGCGGATGGCCTTGTCCAACTATCTCGGGCAATCGGCGCTGTGCGCCCTGATCTTCCACGGCTACGGCCTGGGCCTGATCGGCCATCTCGGCCTGGCGGCGACGTTGGCCATCGCGGCCGCCCTTTTCGGAGCGCAGCTCCTGGCCAGCCAATGGTGGCTCGCACGGTTCCGCTATGGCCCGGTGGAGTGGCTCTTGCGGGCGCTTACGATTGGCCACTGGCCACAGCTCAGGGCCGATTGA
- a CDS encoding TetR/AcrR family transcriptional regulator: MRTVDPEKHAAQRRAVLQAAKACFARHGFHKTSTEAICAEAGTSSGKLFHYFPTKRAIVLAVVEDQLQETAAYLDSLSQQRDLSSSLLDFLDIILHLASSPDERRLVMETVAEAARDEDVRALNDAGDKLLAEGLTAILTEAIARGQADPVVPTEHAVRFLMMMTDGIFSRASVDTGFDPSRERASLRKILGETLRLSGSSGND, encoded by the coding sequence ATGCGAACCGTCGATCCCGAAAAACATGCCGCGCAACGGCGAGCCGTTCTTCAGGCGGCCAAGGCCTGCTTTGCCAGGCACGGCTTTCACAAGACCAGCACCGAGGCCATCTGCGCGGAGGCAGGCACCAGCTCGGGCAAGCTGTTTCACTATTTTCCGACCAAGCGGGCGATCGTTCTCGCCGTGGTCGAAGACCAGTTGCAGGAAACGGCCGCTTATCTCGACAGCTTGTCACAGCAGCGGGACCTGTCGTCGTCTCTGCTCGACTTTCTCGATATCATCCTGCACTTGGCCTCATCGCCCGATGAGCGGCGGCTCGTCATGGAAACTGTCGCCGAGGCCGCGCGCGATGAAGACGTCCGGGCGCTGAACGACGCCGGCGACAAGCTGCTTGCCGAGGGGCTGACGGCGATCCTGACCGAGGCCATCGCGCGAGGGCAGGCCGATCCCGTCGTGCCGACCGAGCACGCCGTCCGCTTCCTCATGATGATGACGGACGGCATCTTCAGCCGCGCCTCCGTCGATACGGGCTTCGACCCATCCCGGGAGCGCGCGTCGCTTCGGAAAATCCTTGGCGAGACGCTTCGCTTGAGCGGGAGTTCCGGCAATGACTGA
- a CDS encoding anti-sigma factor family protein, translating into MRDDDTITEADLNAYVDGQLTPERQAMVEAHLADDSGDRERVAAWQAQAATLQALYGHVADERPPARLATWRLVADRRRRLSRIAMSMAAALALVVLGAGGGWVGRGLVMPAASEMTLVSEAEAAHALYAPEVLHPVEVSGEEGAHLTKWLSKRLDRSLIIPDLASEGFSLVGGRLLPAAQSAAALLMYENGEGARVTLYVVPQAGGETAMRFTTKGDLTAVSWQAETLGCVLVGNLPRDTLMKLAKTSYGSLDAGSNI; encoded by the coding sequence ATGAGAGACGACGACACCATCACCGAGGCCGACCTCAACGCCTATGTCGACGGCCAGCTGACGCCGGAACGGCAGGCGATGGTCGAGGCCCATCTCGCCGACGATTCGGGCGACCGGGAGCGCGTCGCCGCATGGCAGGCCCAGGCCGCGACATTGCAGGCGCTCTACGGCCATGTCGCCGACGAACGGCCGCCGGCCCGTCTGGCAACTTGGCGGCTTGTCGCCGACAGGCGCAGGCGGCTGAGCCGCATCGCCATGTCCATGGCCGCCGCGCTGGCGCTCGTGGTGCTCGGCGCCGGTGGCGGCTGGGTCGGTCGTGGCCTCGTCATGCCGGCGGCGTCGGAAATGACGCTGGTGAGCGAGGCGGAGGCCGCCCATGCGCTTTACGCGCCGGAGGTGCTCCATCCGGTGGAAGTGAGCGGCGAGGAGGGCGCACATCTCACCAAGTGGCTGTCCAAGCGCCTCGACCGCAGCCTGATCATCCCCGATCTCGCGTCCGAGGGCTTCTCGCTGGTGGGCGGCCGCCTGTTGCCGGCGGCGCAGAGCGCGGCGGCGCTCCTGATGTACGAGAACGGCGAGGGCGCCCGCGTCACCCTCTATGTCGTGCCCCAGGCCGGCGGCGAGACGGCCATGCGCTTCACCACCAAGGGCGACCTTACGGCAGTCTCCTGGCAAGCCGAAACGCTCGGCTGCGTGCTGGTGGGCAACCTGCCGCGCGACACGCTGATGAAGCTCGCCAAGACGAGCTACGGCAGCCTCGACGCTGGATCGAACATCTGA
- a CDS encoding sigma-70 family RNA polymerase sigma factor, which produces MPGFLDDLETLVPALRRYARALTRNTDRADDLVQDCLERAIAKQSLWRPTGPLRPWLFKIMINLYRNDRRRQRGSLEQETLDVLPFEPATPATQGARLALAETAAALQRLPAEQREALLLVALEGMSYAEAASALDIPQGTLMSRISRAREALRAMVDGQGPKLRSVK; this is translated from the coding sequence ATGCCGGGCTTCCTGGACGACCTCGAAACGCTGGTGCCGGCCTTGCGACGCTACGCAAGGGCGCTCACCCGCAACACCGACCGGGCCGACGATCTCGTCCAGGACTGTCTCGAACGCGCGATTGCCAAGCAGAGCCTGTGGCGGCCGACCGGCCCGCTCCGCCCCTGGCTTTTCAAGATCATGATCAACCTCTACCGCAACGACCGCCGCCGCCAGCGCGGCTCGCTCGAACAGGAAACGCTGGACGTCCTGCCCTTCGAGCCGGCCACGCCGGCAACGCAGGGCGCACGGCTGGCGCTGGCTGAAACGGCCGCCGCGCTTCAGCGGCTTCCGGCCGAGCAGCGCGAAGCCTTGCTTCTCGTCGCGCTGGAGGGAATGAGCTATGCCGAGGCAGCCAGTGCCCTCGACATCCCCCAGGGCACGCTGATGTCGCGCATCTCCAGGGCGCGCGAGGCCCTTCGCGCCATGGTGGACGGACAGGGACCGAAACTGAGGTCGGTGAAATGA
- a CDS encoding COG4315 family predicted lipoprotein — MNKLIVSALLAGLATATVPAFAEDYASGAIKTMDTAKGEVLTDAKGMSLYTFDKDAAGVSNCYGDCAVKWPPVTAAAGAKAADDFSLVTRKDGAQQWAFKGMPLYLWQGDKKPGDVHGDGMGGVWHLAKE, encoded by the coding sequence ATGAACAAGCTGATCGTTTCCGCACTGCTCGCCGGCCTTGCCACCGCCACCGTGCCGGCCTTCGCCGAGGACTATGCCTCCGGCGCCATCAAGACGATGGACACCGCCAAGGGTGAGGTTCTGACCGACGCCAAGGGCATGTCGCTCTATACCTTCGACAAGGATGCCGCCGGCGTCTCCAACTGCTATGGCGATTGCGCCGTCAAGTGGCCGCCGGTGACGGCCGCTGCAGGCGCCAAGGCCGCCGATGACTTCTCGCTGGTGACGCGCAAGGATGGCGCGCAGCAGTGGGCGTTCAAGGGCATGCCGCTCTACCTCTGGCAGGGCGACAAGAAGCCGGGCGACGTTCACGGCGATGGAATGGGCGGCGTCTGGCACCTCGCCAAGGAGTAA
- a CDS encoding phosphoribosyltransferase, which produces MQPHDFWQTIDPAGTPDDGGPLSDAYPARLADGRRLLLPIRALADGRHGLASLIVNQASFEVLSALADDLAARLRQHAPDVVVGLPTLGLTLAAAVAERLGHSRYVPCGTSRKFWYVEELSVPMSSVTTHHVKRLYVDPRMLPLLKGRRVALVDDVISSGTSIVAGLSLMAAVGVEPVAVGAAMLQTDRWRAALADLSPVWPDRVVGSLATPLLERAGDGWRPVA; this is translated from the coding sequence ATGCAACCGCACGACTTCTGGCAGACCATCGATCCGGCCGGCACCCCTGACGACGGCGGTCCGCTCTCGGACGCCTATCCCGCCCGCCTCGCCGATGGCCGGCGGCTTCTCCTGCCGATCCGGGCGCTTGCCGACGGCCGGCACGGGCTGGCCTCGCTGATCGTCAATCAGGCGAGCTTTGAGGTGCTGTCGGCGCTGGCGGACGATCTCGCGGCCCGGCTCAGGCAGCACGCACCCGACGTGGTGGTCGGCCTGCCGACGCTGGGCCTGACGCTGGCCGCCGCCGTTGCCGAGCGGCTCGGCCATTCCCGCTATGTCCCGTGCGGTACGTCGCGCAAGTTCTGGTACGTCGAGGAACTGTCGGTGCCGATGAGCTCGGTCACCACCCACCATGTGAAGCGCCTCTACGTCGACCCGCGCATGTTGCCGCTTCTGAAGGGACGGCGGGTGGCGCTCGTCGACGACGTGATTTCCTCCGGCACCTCGATCGTCGCCGGCCTCAGCCTGATGGCGGCCGTCGGCGTCGAGCCGGTGGCGGTCGGCGCCGCCATGCTGCAGACCGACCGCTGGCGCGCGGCCCTCGCCGACCTGTCACCCGTCTGGCCCGATCGTGTCGTCGGCTCGCTGGCGACGCCGCTGCTGGAACGCGCAGGCGACGGCTGGCGGCCCGTCGCATGA